The following coding sequences are from one uncultured Bacteroides sp. window:
- the hflX gene encoding GTPase HflX: protein MKEFVISEAQAETAVLVALITKTQDERKTNEYLDELAFLAETAGADIVGKFTQRLDMANSVTYVGKGKLQEIKNYVAENEIGMVIFDDELSAKQLRNIEAELQVKILDRTSLILDIFAMRAQTANAKTQVELAQYKYMLPRLTRLWTHLERQSGGSGGGKGGSVGLRGPGETQLEMDRRIILNRMSLLKAQLLEIDKQKATQRKNRGRMIRVALVGYTNVGKSTLMNLLAKSEVFAENKLFATLDTTVRKVIIENLPFLLSDTVGFIRKLPTDLVESFKSTLDEVREADLLLHVVDISHPAFEEQIEVVNKTLAEIDGGGKPCILIFNKVDAYTYIEKASDDLTPRTKENLTLEELMKTWMAKMEDNCLFISAREKINIEEFKSVVYEKVKALHVQRFPYNDFLYQNYDNGEE from the coding sequence ATGAAAGAATTTGTAATATCCGAAGCGCAGGCCGAAACAGCTGTACTTGTGGCTCTTATCACTAAAACGCAAGACGAAAGAAAGACGAATGAATACCTTGATGAATTGGCTTTTTTAGCTGAAACAGCTGGGGCAGATATCGTTGGAAAATTTACTCAGCGTTTAGATATGGCGAATTCAGTGACATATGTGGGTAAAGGTAAATTGCAAGAAATAAAAAACTATGTCGCTGAGAATGAAATAGGAATGGTTATTTTTGACGATGAGCTTTCGGCTAAGCAATTACGAAATATTGAAGCTGAACTTCAAGTGAAAATTTTAGATCGTACTTCTTTGATACTTGATATTTTTGCTATGCGCGCACAGACTGCGAATGCTAAAACACAAGTAGAGTTAGCTCAGTATAAATATATGTTGCCTCGATTAACACGTTTGTGGACTCACTTAGAGCGACAAAGTGGTGGATCTGGAGGTGGTAAAGGAGGGTCAGTGGGACTTCGTGGACCAGGTGAAACTCAGCTTGAAATGGATAGGCGTATTATTCTAAACCGTATGTCTCTTTTAAAGGCGCAATTACTTGAAATTGATAAGCAAAAAGCCACTCAAAGAAAGAATCGCGGTCGAATGATTCGCGTGGCTCTTGTTGGTTATACTAACGTAGGTAAATCTACATTAATGAATCTTTTAGCAAAGAGTGAAGTCTTTGCAGAAAATAAACTTTTTGCCACTCTGGATACTACTGTAAGGAAAGTTATTATTGAAAATTTGCCTTTCCTATTATCTGATACTGTAGGTTTTATTCGCAAATTACCGACTGATCTTGTAGAATCTTTTAAGTCGACATTGGATGAGGTACGTGAAGCTGATTTATTGTTGCATGTTGTTGATATTTCTCATCCTGCTTTTGAAGAACAAATAGAAGTTGTGAATAAAACTTTGGCCGAAATTGATGGTGGAGGTAAACCTTGTATCTTGATTTTTAATAAAGTGGACGCATATACTTATATAGAAAAAGCTTCTGACGACCTTACCCCCCGAACAAAAGAAAACTTAACACTCGAAGAATTGATGAAGACGTGGATGGCAAAGATGGAAGACAATTGCTTGTTTATCTCTGCTCGCGAAAAGATCAATATAGAGGAATTTAAGAGTGTGGTTTATGAAAAAGTAAAAGCTCTGCATGTACAACGTTTTCCTTATAATGATTTTCTTTATCAAAATTACGATAACGGAGAAGAATAA
- a CDS encoding DUF4954 family protein, protein MKTYRNLTEDEILRLKSQSCVADDWGNVLVSGDFDTSYVHHTRFSGEIKLGVFQTCFSLPGGMKKHSGLRHVTLHNVTLGDNCCIENIQNYIANYEIGDDTFIENVDIILVDGMSKFGNGVEVAVLNETGGREVLISDKLSAHQAYIQALYRHRPELICRMKKITDEYSNEHASSRGSIGNGVMILNTGSIKNVKIGNCCHIEGTCRLLNGSINSCTAASVFIGYGVICEDFIISSGSHIDDGTILNRCFVGQACQLGHNYSASDSLFFSNCQGENGEACAIFAGPFTVTHHKSTLLIAGMFSFMNAGSGSNQSNHMYKLGPIHQGTLERGAKTTSDSYILWPARVGAFSLVMGRHVNHADTSNLPFSYLIEQGNTTYLVPGVNLRSVGTIRDAQKWPKRDKRKDPEKLDCINYNLLSPYTIQKMFGGHSILKELKRVSGETSELYSYQSAKIKSSSLNGGIKYYEIAIHKFLGNSIIKRLEGINFQSNEEIRERLKPDTTVGLGEWVDLSGLIVPKSEVDRLIFDIENGNINKLEEINIRFNEMHKSYYTYEWTWAYNRIQEFYGLDPEAITAQDLMEIVAIWKDSVVGLDHMVYDDARKEFSLSAMTGFGVDGSQDERKLDFEQVRGDFENNPFVTAVLKHIDEKTALGDELINRIGQLV, encoded by the coding sequence ATGAAAACTTATCGTAATCTGACTGAAGATGAAATTCTTCGGTTAAAGAGCCAATCATGCGTGGCTGATGATTGGGGAAATGTTTTGGTATCAGGAGATTTTGATACCTCTTATGTACATCATACACGCTTTTCGGGAGAAATAAAGTTGGGTGTTTTTCAGACTTGTTTCTCTTTGCCTGGTGGAATGAAAAAACATTCCGGCCTGCGTCATGTAACCTTGCATAATGTAACGTTGGGGGATAATTGTTGCATTGAAAATATTCAGAACTACATTGCTAATTACGAAATAGGTGATGATACATTTATTGAGAATGTAGATATTATCTTAGTAGATGGAATGTCTAAATTTGGTAATGGAGTGGAAGTTGCTGTACTCAATGAAACTGGGGGAAGAGAAGTTCTTATCAGTGATAAACTTTCTGCTCATCAAGCTTATATTCAGGCGCTTTATCGCCATCGTCCAGAGCTCATTTGTAGAATGAAAAAAATTACTGATGAATATTCTAATGAGCATGCTTCTTCCCGAGGTAGTATTGGTAATGGAGTAATGATTCTTAATACTGGTTCTATTAAGAATGTAAAAATAGGTAATTGTTGTCATATTGAAGGTACCTGTCGTTTGCTAAATGGAAGTATAAATAGTTGTACGGCGGCTTCTGTATTTATTGGATATGGGGTAATCTGTGAAGACTTTATAATTTCATCAGGTTCCCATATCGATGATGGTACAATACTAAATCGCTGTTTTGTAGGTCAGGCTTGTCAGTTAGGGCATAATTACTCTGCGTCTGATTCTTTATTTTTTAGCAATTGTCAGGGGGAAAATGGTGAAGCTTGTGCTATTTTTGCAGGTCCTTTTACGGTTACCCATCACAAATCTACTTTGTTAATTGCAGGTATGTTTTCCTTTATGAACGCTGGTTCAGGTTCCAACCAAAGTAATCATATGTATAAGCTAGGTCCTATTCATCAGGGGACTTTGGAGCGTGGAGCTAAGACTACTTCGGACTCGTATATTCTTTGGCCTGCAAGAGTGGGAGCTTTCTCTTTAGTAATGGGACGTCATGTGAATCATGCTGACACATCTAATTTACCATTTTCTTATTTAATAGAACAAGGGAATACTACTTATTTGGTCCCAGGAGTAAATTTACGTAGTGTTGGAACTATTCGTGATGCCCAAAAATGGCCGAAGAGAGATAAGCGGAAGGACCCTGAGAAACTTGATTGCATTAATTATAATCTATTGAGTCCTTATACGATTCAAAAAATGTTTGGAGGACACTCTATTTTAAAGGAGCTCAAGAGAGTTTCTGGCGAAACTTCTGAATTATATTCCTATCAAAGTGCAAAAATAAAATCTTCTTCTCTTAATGGAGGCATTAAATACTATGAGATAGCGATACATAAGTTTTTAGGAAATTCTATTATCAAGCGTTTAGAAGGTATTAATTTTCAAAGTAATGAGGAAATACGTGAACGTTTAAAGCCTGATACAACGGTAGGCTTAGGAGAATGGGTTGATCTATCAGGGCTAATTGTTCCTAAGAGTGAAGTAGATAGGCTGATTTTTGATATTGAAAATGGTAATATCAATAAATTGGAAGAGATAAATATTCGTTTTAATGAGATGCATAAAAGCTATTACACGTATGAATGGACTTGGGCGTATAATAGAATTCAAGAATTTTATGGGTTAGATCCTGAGGCTATCACAGCTCAAGATTTGATGGAGATAGTGGCTATTTGGAAAGATTCAGTTGTAGGATTGGATCATATGGTTTATGATGATGCTCGTAAGGAATTCTCTCTTTCTGCAATGACTGGATTTGGAGTGGATGGCTCTCAAGATGAAAGAAAATTAGATTTCGAACAAGTGCGCGGAGATTTTGAAAATAATCCTTTTGTTACTGCTGTTCTGAAACATATTGATGAAAAAACGGCGCTAGGCGATGAGTTAATTAATCGTATAGGTCAGTTAGTTTAG
- a CDS encoding fumarate hydratase, protein MATPPFKYQAPFPMGKDTTEYYLLTKDYVSVSEFEGKEILKVEAEGLTQMANAAFRDVAFMLRPEHQKQVAKILADPEASENDKFVALTFLRNAEVSAKGKLPFCQDTGTAIVVGKKGQQVWTDGCDEEALSKGVYKTYTEENLRYSQNVPLDMYNEKNTGCNLPAQIDLYAVQGPEYKFLCISKGGGSANKTYLFQETKALLTPEKLVPFLVEKMKTLGTAACPPYHIAFVIGGTSAETNLKTVKLASAKYYDSLPTEGNEGGQAFRDIELEKQVLFEAQKMGLGAQFGGKYFAHDVRIIRMPRHGASCPVGMGVSCSADRNIKCKINKDGIWIEKLEDNPGKYIPEELRQAGEGEAVKINLNQPMPDILKELTKYPVSTRLSLNGTIIVGRDIAHAKLKERLDKGEDLPQYIKDHPIYYAGPAKTPTGMACGSMGPTTAGRMDSYVDLFQSHGGSMIMLAKGNRSQQVTDACHKHGGFYLGSIGGPAAILAQNNIKNIECMEYPELGMEAIWKIEVENFPAFILVDDKGNDFFKQIKPVCVTECK, encoded by the coding sequence ATGGCAACACCTCCTTTTAAGTATCAAGCTCCATTCCCAATGGGGAAAGATACGACTGAGTATTATTTGCTTACTAAAGATTATGTATCAGTAAGCGAGTTTGAAGGAAAAGAAATTCTGAAAGTAGAAGCTGAAGGTCTTACTCAAATGGCTAATGCAGCTTTTCGTGATGTAGCTTTTATGCTTCGTCCTGAACATCAAAAGCAAGTAGCAAAGATTTTAGCAGACCCTGAAGCAAGTGAGAATGATAAATTTGTAGCACTTACTTTTCTTCGTAATGCCGAAGTATCTGCAAAAGGAAAACTTCCTTTTTGCCAAGATACAGGTACTGCGATTGTTGTAGGTAAGAAAGGACAGCAAGTTTGGACTGATGGTTGTGATGAAGAAGCACTGTCTAAAGGCGTATACAAAACATATACAGAAGAGAATCTACGTTATTCTCAAAATGTACCTTTGGATATGTATAATGAAAAAAACACAGGATGTAATCTTCCTGCTCAAATAGATCTTTATGCAGTGCAAGGACCTGAATATAAGTTCTTATGCATCTCTAAAGGTGGTGGTTCTGCTAATAAAACATACTTGTTTCAAGAAACAAAAGCTTTGCTTACTCCCGAAAAGTTGGTGCCGTTCTTGGTTGAAAAGATGAAAACTCTTGGTACGGCTGCTTGCCCTCCTTATCATATTGCTTTCGTTATAGGTGGAACATCAGCTGAAACTAATTTGAAAACGGTGAAACTGGCATCTGCAAAATACTATGACTCTTTACCTACTGAAGGGAATGAGGGAGGTCAGGCTTTCCGCGATATAGAATTAGAAAAGCAAGTTCTTTTTGAGGCTCAAAAAATGGGCTTAGGTGCTCAGTTTGGAGGAAAATATTTTGCACATGATGTGCGCATCATTCGTATGCCTCGCCATGGAGCTTCTTGTCCTGTAGGTATGGGAGTTTCTTGCTCAGCCGATAGAAATATTAAATGCAAGATAAATAAAGATGGTATATGGATTGAAAAACTAGAGGACAATCCTGGAAAATATATTCCTGAGGAACTTCGTCAAGCAGGTGAAGGTGAAGCGGTAAAAATCAACTTGAATCAGCCTATGCCTGACATTTTGAAAGAGCTGACTAAATATCCTGTTTCTACTCGTTTATCACTTAATGGAACGATTATAGTAGGTCGTGATATTGCTCATGCGAAATTGAAAGAGCGTTTGGATAAGGGGGAAGATTTACCACAATATATTAAAGATCATCCTATTTATTATGCAGGTCCGGCTAAAACTCCTACAGGTATGGCTTGTGGCTCTATGGGACCTACCACAGCAGGCCGTATGGACTCATATGTTGATCTTTTCCAAAGTCATGGAGGTAGCATGATCATGCTTGCTAAGGGTAATCGTAGCCAGCAGGTTACTGATGCTTGTCACAAGCATGGAGGATTCTATCTTGGCAGTATTGGTGGTCCGGCAGCTATTCTGGCTCAGAACAATATAAAGAACATTGAATGCATGGAATACCCTGAATTAGGGATGGAGGCTATATGGAAAATTGAAGTTGAGAATTTCCCCGCGTTTATTTTAGTGGATGATAAAGGAAATGACTTTTTCAAACAAATAAAGCCTGTTTGTGTAACTGAATGTAAGTAG
- a CDS encoding DMT family transporter, with protein sequence MVNDKNLKGHAAMFVANMMWGLNAPIGKSVLAEFSPLSVTTFRMVGAAIAFWILSFFCPKEKVESKDLLKLFFAALFGVVFNQGSFIFGLSLTSPIDASIVTTTTPIITMIVAAIYLREPITNKKVLGIFIGAMGALTLILSSQISTDGRSGNIVGDLFCLTAQLSFAIYLTVFRNLIIKYSPVTISKWLFIYASMCFIPFSYNDVSSINFTTIPINMILQIGYVALCATFLAYLLTMTGQKILRPTLVSMYNYVQPIIASIAAVAVGMDTFGWQKGIAIALVFTGVYIVTRSKSKAQMETEKNS encoded by the coding sequence GGGACTAAACGCACCAATAGGGAAATCTGTATTAGCAGAATTTTCACCTCTTTCAGTGACCACTTTCCGAATGGTTGGCGCTGCAATTGCTTTCTGGATATTATCGTTTTTTTGCCCTAAAGAAAAAGTGGAGAGCAAAGATCTATTAAAACTCTTTTTCGCTGCATTATTTGGAGTTGTGTTTAATCAAGGATCATTTATCTTCGGGCTATCACTAACTTCACCAATAGATGCCTCCATTGTAACGACAACCACCCCGATTATTACAATGATTGTTGCAGCCATCTATTTAAGGGAACCTATCACAAACAAAAAAGTATTAGGTATTTTTATTGGTGCTATGGGAGCACTAACGTTAATTCTAAGTAGCCAAATTTCAACCGATGGACGCTCCGGTAATATTGTAGGCGACTTATTTTGCTTAACAGCACAATTAAGTTTTGCAATATATCTAACCGTATTCAGAAATCTGATCATCAAATATTCTCCTGTTACTATCAGCAAATGGCTATTTATATATGCTTCGATGTGCTTTATACCATTTTCTTATAACGACGTATCCAGTATCAATTTCACAACCATTCCAATCAATATGATTTTGCAGATAGGTTACGTGGCACTTTGCGCTACCTTTTTAGCTTATTTACTCACCATGACCGGACAAAAAATCTTGCGTCCGACTTTGGTTAGTATGTATAATTACGTACAACCTATAATAGCTTCTATAGCAGCAGTTGCTGTAGGTATGGACACCTTTGGGTGGCAAAAAGGGATAGCCATTGCACTTGTCTTTACAGGAGTTTATATCGTAACCCGAAGTAAATCAAAAGCTCAAATGGAAACTGAAAAAAACTCGTAA